The following are from one region of the Staphylococcus schleiferi genome:
- a CDS encoding methionine ABC transporter permease, with translation MLGSSIETSQLLEALYQTLYMVTFALVLGAIIGIPLGILLVVTRQNGIWPNAIIHHILNPIINILRSIPFIILLIAIIPFTKLIVGTSIGTTAAIVPLTVYVAPYIARLVENSLLEVDAGIIEAAHAMGASPMQIIRYFLLPEALGSLILSITTAIIGLIGATAMAGAVGGGGIGDMALVYGYQRFDTLVIVITVVVLVIIVQLIQSVGNVLAKKVRRH, from the coding sequence ATGTTAGGTTCATCAATCGAAACATCTCAGTTACTCGAAGCGCTGTATCAAACATTATATATGGTCACGTTTGCCCTTGTTCTCGGCGCCATTATTGGGATACCGCTAGGCATTCTACTCGTTGTGACGAGACAAAATGGAATATGGCCTAACGCCATCATTCATCATATTTTAAATCCAATTATTAATATATTGCGATCTATTCCGTTTATCATTTTGTTAATTGCGATTATTCCTTTTACAAAATTAATTGTTGGCACATCGATTGGGACAACGGCTGCTATTGTTCCTTTAACTGTCTATGTCGCACCTTATATTGCAAGATTGGTTGAGAATTCACTGCTAGAGGTAGATGCGGGTATCATTGAAGCTGCACACGCGATGGGGGCTTCGCCAATGCAAATCATTCGATACTTTCTTTTACCTGAAGCACTGGGATCACTTATCTTATCTATTACTACGGCCATTATTGGTCTGATAGGGGCAACTGCTATGGCCGGCGCGGTCGGTGGTGGCGGTATCGGGGATATGGCCCTTGTCTATGGTTACCAACGCTTTGACACACTTGTCATTGTGATTACAGTCGTGGTTTTAGTCATTATTGTTCAATTAATACAATCTGTCGGCAACGTACTTGCGAAAAAAGTACGTCGACATTAA
- the gmpC gene encoding dipeptide ABC transporter glycylmethionine-binding lipoprotein yields MKKLLTLLVLAVLVLSACGKSDTKKVTIGVASNDTKAWEKVKELAKKDNIDLEIKQFSDYNVPNTALNDGDIDMNAFQHFAFLNEFKKANKGTHITPIRTSVLAPLGVYSKKVKDIKDVKDGAKVVIPNDVSNQARALKLLEKAGLLKLKKDFGLSSSIKDIQSNPKNLDIKAVDAQQTARALSDVDISVINNGVATKAGLDAKKDPIYLEDAKSDAVKPYINIIAVNSKDKDNKTYKKIAELYHSKEAKSALKEDTKDGEVVVDLKEKEMKEIEDSLK; encoded by the coding sequence ATGAAAAAATTACTGACACTCTTAGTTCTTGCTGTACTGGTACTTAGCGCCTGTGGGAAAAGTGATACAAAAAAAGTGACAATTGGGGTTGCTTCAAATGATACAAAAGCATGGGAAAAAGTAAAAGAATTGGCGAAAAAAGACAATATTGATTTGGAAATCAAACAATTTTCAGATTACAACGTTCCAAACACTGCGCTCAACGATGGGGATATTGATATGAACGCATTCCAACATTTTGCATTTCTGAATGAATTTAAAAAAGCGAATAAAGGGACTCATATTACACCAATTCGTACTTCTGTTTTAGCACCTCTTGGGGTCTATTCAAAAAAAGTGAAAGACATTAAAGACGTGAAAGACGGTGCCAAAGTCGTGATTCCGAATGACGTTTCTAACCAAGCACGCGCACTCAAACTTCTTGAAAAAGCAGGCTTACTTAAACTGAAAAAAGATTTTGGCTTATCTAGTTCAATCAAAGATATTCAATCTAACCCTAAAAACTTAGATATTAAAGCCGTAGATGCGCAACAAACAGCACGTGCCCTTTCTGATGTCGATATTTCAGTCATTAATAATGGGGTTGCAACAAAAGCAGGATTAGATGCAAAGAAAGATCCGATTTACTTAGAAGATGCGAAATCAGATGCAGTTAAACCATATATCAATATCATTGCTGTTAACTCTAAAGATAAAGATAATAAAACGTATAAGAAAATTGCAGAACTTTATCATTCTAAAGAAGCAAAATCTGCTTTAAAAGAGGATACAAAAGATGGTGAAGTTGTTGTCGACCTTAAAGAAA